From Oryza sativa Japonica Group chromosome 4, ASM3414082v1, one genomic window encodes:
- the LOC136356193 gene encoding uncharacterized protein, with the protein MNPFGEMSSGHSTWPVTMCIYNLPPWLCMKRKYIMMSIIIQGPKQPGNDIDVYLRPLVEDLKQLWKKEGVPVWDEDKQEEFNLRALLFVTINDWPALSNLSGQSNKGYKACTHCMDETESTYLKQCRKVVYMGHRRFLAANHPDVLSESSVKPEWKS; encoded by the exons atgaatccttttggagagatgagcagcggccatagcacttggcccgttacgatgtgtatctacaacctccccccctggctatgcatgaagaggaagtacataatgatgtcgattattattcaaggccccaagcaacctggtaacgacatcgacgtgtacctaagaccactggtcgaagatcttaaacagttgtggaagaaggaaggtgtccccgtgtgggacgaggacaaacaggaggagtttaacctacgagcgctgctgttcgtaaccatcaacgattggcctgcacttagcaacctatccggacagtccaacaaggggtacaaggcttgcactcactgtatggatgaaacagaaagtacgtatcttaagcaatgtaggaaggttgtatacatgggtcatcgtcgattccttgcagcaaaccacccgg acgtgttgtcggagtcgtccgtcaagcctgagtggaagagctag